The Mobula birostris isolate sMobBir1 chromosome 6, sMobBir1.hap1, whole genome shotgun sequence genome has a window encoding:
- the LOC140199745 gene encoding 5-hydroxytryptamine receptor 1F-like: MPQELLAQVKMDLENETYSNFTLEELAKGKTSKVLVSLSLSVLTTLTTVINSLVITAIIVTRKLHHPANYLICSLAVTDLLVAVLVMPFSIIYTVKETWVMGQVVCNIWLSVDITCCTCSILHLAAIALDRYRAITNAVEYAQKRTPKRAGIMITIVWVISIFISLPPLFWRHQGNNKEDECLIKHEHLLYTIYSTFGAFYIPLALILILYYKIYRAAKTLYYRRSASRRLNEDVNGRMSIIAVKPSRSPSEKCTSEKSVSDHSTIEEGENALITARNSNPGGQQEKMQKRLKISGTRERKAATTLGLILGAFVICWLPFFLKELIVNVCESCDVSPEISDFLTWLGYLNSLINPLIYTIFNEDFKNAFQKLVRCR; this comes from the coding sequence ATGCCGCAGGAGCTTCTTGCACAAGTGAAGATGGATTTGGAAAATGAGACGTACTCAAACTTTACTTTGGAAGAACTGGCAAAGGGGAAAACGTCCAAGGTGCTGGTGTCACTTTCACTCTCTGTCCTGACCACTCTGACCACAGTCATTAATTCCCTGGTGATAACTGCAATAATTGTGACAAGAAAACTGCACCATCCAGCAAATTACCTAATATGCTCCCTCGCTGTTACTGATTTACTCGTTGCAGTCCTTGTAATGCCCTTCAGTATCATTTATACTGTAAAGGAGACATGGGTCATGGGTCAAGTTGTCTGTAACATCTGGTTAAGTGTGGACATTACATGTTGCACGTGTTCAATCCTTCATCTGGCTGCAATTGCCTTGGACAGATATAGGGCCATAACAAATGCTGTTGAATATGCACAGAAAAGGACACCTAAACGAGCTGGAATAATGATCACCATTGTGTGGGTCATATCCATCTTTATATCATTACCTCCTTTGTTTTGGAGACATCAAGGAAATAACAAGGAAGATGAGTGTCTTATTAAGCATGAACATCTTCTCTACACAATTTATTCTACATTTGGAGCATTTTATATCCCCTTGGCTTTGATTCTCATCCTCTACTACAAAATATATCGAGCAGCTAAAACTCTTTATTACAGAAGGAGTGCAAGCAGACGCCTCAATGAGGATGTAAATGGTAGGATGTCCATCATTGCTGTCAAACCCTCCAGGTCACCTTCTGAGAAGTGCACTTCCGAAAAGTCTGTGTCAGACCATTCCACGATTGAAGAGGGGGAGAATGCCCTTATCACAGCCAGAAACTCCAACCCCGGTGGCCAACAAGAAAAAATGCAGAAGAGATTGAAAATTTCAGGCACAAGAGAAAGGAAAGCAGCGACCACTTTGGGCTTGATTCTGGGGGCATTTGTAATATGCTGGCTGCCGTTCTTTTTAAAAGAACTAATTGTGAATGTCTGTGAATCCTGTGATGTCTCTCCAGAGATATCTGACTTCCTGACATGGTTAGGTTACCTCAATTCTCTAATCAATCCCCTTATTTATACAATCTTCAATGAAGACTTTAAGAACGCATTTCAGAAACTAGTACGCTGCAGATAA